CCCAGAGGAGTCTTGCCTTGACCAGCCTCGAAGTAAAAGATCAACATAGCAACCATGGCAAGCCTGGCATGCTTGATCTCAGCTACTTTGAGTCTCTCAAGCTTCTCCACATCAGGAATGTACACACCATCCTTCAAGGTCCCTGCAAACCCAAGAGGGTCAAAGAACTTGCCGCCAGGGTACCCCTGGTCACCAGTTGCGTTGGCAAAATTCTCAGCAGTTTTCGACCATGGTGTCGCCCATTCCACCGATTGGGACTCGGGGTTGAAGAAATCCACCCACCGCTTGCTCTCCACCCAACCCATGAGAAGGAGCTGGGTGCCGAGGAGGGAACCGAAGGAGAAGGGTGCAATGGCACCAGGGTCAGCACCAGCCTCGAACCAGGGGATGCCGCTCCAAGCCTGGCCAACAAAGATACCCAGCACGGCAGCCATAGCCCACCTACCGTGAATGAGTTCAGCTTCCCTGTACCATTTGAGGAACGCTGGGTCCTTGCCTAGCCCTAGCGGGTCGAAACCGTAGTCACCTGGGAGCCTGCAAATTAAATGTGCGGAGACTAGAATAGCTCAGCTCTAGCAACCATAATAAATTCCGGGAGTACACATGGTAGAAGAGATTTGA
This genomic interval from Populus alba chromosome 1, ASM523922v2, whole genome shotgun sequence contains the following:
- the LOC118040210 gene encoding chlorophyll a-b binding protein CP24 10A, chloroplastic encodes the protein MAATAGAVLNGLGSSFLRGGKRNQALLGIGASRTGSFPVGTRKLVVVAAAQPKKSWIPAVKGGGSLVDPEWLDGSLPGDYGFDPLGLGKDPAFLKWYREAELIHGRWAMAAVLGIFVGQAWSGIPWFEAGADPGAIAPFSFGSLLGTQLLLMGWVESKRWVDFFNPESQSVEWATPWSKTAENFANATGDQGYPGGKFFDPLGFAGTLKDGVYIPDVEKLERLKVAEIKHARLAMVAMLIFYFEAGQGKTPLGALGL